One window from the genome of Cryobacterium sp. GrIS_2_6 encodes:
- a CDS encoding sterol carrier family protein — MAKARIDDGVGRAAVRGYAADPAGASRDIRALAVRYTLQLLSEEANGNTLEVRVPPFGAVQCIAGPRHTRGTPPNVVETDAATWLALATGELVWSDGLASGRIHASGQRADLAAHLPLPLAP; from the coding sequence ATGGCTAAGGCGAGGATCGACGACGGGGTGGGCCGGGCCGCGGTGCGCGGCTACGCGGCGGACCCGGCTGGCGCGAGCAGGGACATCCGTGCGCTCGCCGTGCGCTACACCCTGCAGTTGCTCTCCGAAGAGGCCAACGGCAACACCCTCGAGGTGCGCGTGCCGCCGTTCGGCGCCGTTCAGTGCATCGCGGGCCCCCGGCACACCCGGGGCACACCGCCCAACGTCGTCGAAACGGATGCCGCCACCTGGCTCGCCCTCGCGACCGGCGAGCTCGTCTGGTCCGACGGTCTCGCGAGCGGGCGTATCCACGCGAGCGGACAGCGCGCCGACCTTGCCGCGCACCTGCCGCTGCCCCTCGCCCCGTAA